Genomic DNA from Trichoderma asperellum chromosome 5, complete sequence:
TCTTAGCCGGCCACTTGATGATCTTTGACACCTTTGGCTACATTGGCTCATGGGGTTTGTTCCAATCCTATTACATTTCCACCCTGGGCCGTTCACAATCAGACATCTCGTGGATTGGGAGCCTCCAAATCTTTCTCATTTATTTTGTCGGAACTTTTTCAGGGCGAGTCCTTGATGCCGGCTACCTACGCACAACCCTGGCTGTTGGCTGCAGCCTCCAGATCATTGGCATCTTCACCACTGCGTCTGCTACTGCCTACTGGCAGATCCTGCTCTCGCAGGGCATCTGCGTCGGCCTCGGCGATGGCCTCATTTTCTGTCCGATGATCTCCCTGATCAGCACTTACTATGAAAAAAATCGAGCCCTAGCGGTATCATTTGCCGCAGCCGGTGCGGCTACCGGAGGAATGGTGTTTCCCTCCATTGCTCGACAACTCATCCCAACACTTGGCGAACCTTGGGCAGTGCGAGTCATGGGCTTTGTGTTCACCTTCAACTCTGTCATTGCTCTGATCGTTGTGCGACCCAAGGTAGCACCACGCAAGTCAGGTGCTTTTATTGAATGGGAGGCTTTTAAAGAGCTGCCTTATCTCTTGTACGCCATCGGCATATTCTTGAGTCTTTGGGGTCTCTACTTTGCCTACTTCTATGCAAGTTTCTCTTATTCCATCGATATGTTGTTTTTCTAACTTGTAATACTAATGCAGATCTCGATATTTGGCTCCAAAATCCTTCATGTCCCATCTGCACCGTCATTTTATCTCATCATAGCCATCAATGGCATCGGCTTACCTGGCCGTATCTTCCCAGCATATCTTGCCACGCACGTTGTGGGAAACGCATTATACGTCCTCATTCCCCTCACATTTAGTGCCGGCGTGTTGCTCTACTTGTGGAAGTATATCACTTCATACAATGGTTTTCTTGCCTGGATCATCGTCTACGGCT
This window encodes:
- a CDS encoding uncharacterized protein (EggNog:ENOG41~TransMembrane:12 (i35-56o76-94i101-120o126-150i162-182o194-214i235-258o270-290i302-323o329-349i361-383o395-418i)); translated protein: MMESVDEKKIEAIPNSESASESLSSPSSPTTLSPWTGYLQILAGHLMIFDTFGYIGSWGLFQSYYISTLGRSQSDISWIGSLQIFLIYFVGTFSGRVLDAGYLRTTLAVGCSLQIIGIFTTASATAYWQILLSQGICVGLGDGLIFCPMISLISTYYEKNRALAVSFAAAGAATGGMVFPSIARQLIPTLGEPWAVRVMGFVFTFNSVIALIVVRPKVAPRKSGAFIEWEAFKELPYLLYAIGIFLSLWGLYFAYFYISIFGSKILHVPSAPSFYLIIAINGIGLPGRIFPAYLATHVVGNALYVLIPLTFSAGVLLYLWKYITSYNGFLAWIIVYGFFANAVQSLFVGSVGSLTKDPQKMGVRVGMIFSIISFACLTGPPIAGALIDLDKGNFLYAQIFGITSVVCGSAVLVAAAIASKR